The DNA sequence TCATGTTCTTCTTTTACTGAATTTTCTGATACAATTCTACATCTTGATAGGTCGAAGAGATTCCAACCAGTTTTCCTTTCCAAATTGAAGATAATCCAGGGTTTCAAACTCTAACACTGAAAAGAACGTATCAAGGTGAAAGCATAGAAGTTGAAGTTCACATGCCTGATCTAGTTACTGGTgaagctgctgctgctgatgatgatgatgatggtgaaaAGGCCAATCAATCTAGCTTGCCACTCGCTGTCGTTGTCTCCAAGGAGGGTGGACCTAGTCTAGAGTTCAGTTGCGCTGCTTACCCAAATGAAATTGTGATTGATTGCTTGTCAGTTAAACATCCAGAAATTTCTGAGGATGAGATTGCTTATAGGGGGCCTGACTTCCAGTAAGCATTCATGTTCTCACTTGTATATGACTAGTACAATGTTATGGTTTACATATTCTCTAAATCTCCTCTCTGTCTTTTCAGTGATTTGGATGAGAGCCTGCAGAAGGCTTTCCATAAGTATTTAGAGATGAGAGGAATCAAGCCCAGCACAATTGATTTCTTACACGAGTATATGATCAACAAGAACAGTAGAGAAGAATTGATTTGGATGAAGAAACTTAAGAAGTTCATTGAAGCCTGAATTTTTGCACAATACTGCAACTTTGGTAGACGAGAAATCAGGGAACacattttgatttgttttatcTTCTGCTTTAGAGATCTACAAGTTGGGTGAAAACCCTTGGTTCGATTGAGGGATTGCAGCATTAATGGCAGGCATTTGTTGAGAAGTAGATTAAACCTGCTTTTGATACGAAAAAAGAAGTGCTTCTTGATTTAAAAACTCACTGTACATGGGTGAGGCATGAATAACTTCTGATGTGCCCCTGGTCTTTGTCAACGTTCTCAGTAACACAACGTTTTGGGCGAGGATGTCAAATTAGCTTCGTAGAGGTAGGTGTAAACCAATAGTGGTGATGTTGCTTTGTTGTTGTAGCACGCCCAGAGCATCTTTCCTTTTTGGTTGGAATGCTTACAGGCCACTTATG is a window from the Juglans regia cultivar Chandler chromosome 7, Walnut 2.0, whole genome shotgun sequence genome containing:
- the LOC108991804 gene encoding uncharacterized protein At2g39795, mitochondrial-like, translated to MAFTSIFRKSVSSFAPVVSRLVRGQRSCHTALFTAINHANLSRSPSLSFLVPTLNYSSATKRPSADESLIRVIESEIKCLEDTDDYDRVEEIPTSFPFQIEDNPGFQTLTLKRTYQGESIEVEVHMPDLVTGEAAAADDDDDGEKANQSSLPLAVVVSKEGGPSLEFSCAAYPNEIVIDCLSVKHPEISEDEIAYRGPDFHDLDESLQKAFHKYLEMRGIKPSTIDFLHEYMINKNSREELIWMKKLKKFIEA